One Sulfolobus sp. S-194 DNA segment encodes these proteins:
- a CDS encoding HD domain-containing protein — MKKIFDEIHGYITLNDIETRLVDTPIFQRLRRVKQTSLAYIVYPGAMHTRFSHSIGALHLANRLGLRLYNEGIINQEEIQYLRLAALLNDLGQFPFSHSIEPLFLSKNISNKYLRDLIITKSQEINEIFEEYSISSKKILDIYHGQSFLSAIIDSDVDVDRMDYLIRDSKHTGVQLGNLDLDRLIDTISYGENKTIIILDKGLTSLENFYISRLHMYQSVYYHKTILGYEIQLRNIFSQLSEFCCPGIFDESFLKDSVTTNYFAYWDDEWLFSKLYESLFDPSVPDSIKVKIKNFLDRNGPKVVYEEISFQNTESRIEENVLKLTRYGIPEIAIYPFEEAIKIIDKSKIKIKTKSKEKDLKDYSSTLLNVIPSVIYIRRIYVEGMYSKKARDLLS; from the coding sequence ATGAAAAAAATATTCGATGAGATTCACGGTTATATAACACTTAATGATATAGAGACAAGATTAGTTGATACACCTATTTTCCAAAGATTAAGGCGAGTTAAACAAACTAGTTTAGCTTATATTGTGTATCCTGGTGCTATGCACACTCGTTTTAGTCATTCTATTGGAGCACTACATTTAGCAAATAGACTAGGCTTAAGACTTTATAATGAAGGAATAATAAACCAAGAAGAGATTCAGTATCTTAGGCTTGCAGCTTTATTAAATGATTTGGGTCAATTTCCCTTTAGTCATTCTATTGAGCCTTTATTTCTTAGTAAGAATATTAGTAATAAATATTTAAGAGATTTAATAATTACAAAAAGTCAAGAAATAAATGAGATATTTGAAGAATATTCCATTTCTTCGAAGAAAATACTAGATATATATCATGGCCAATCTTTTCTTTCAGCAATAATAGACAGTGATGTAGATGTAGATAGGATGGATTATCTGATAAGAGATTCAAAACATACTGGTGTACAACTAGGTAATTTAGATTTAGATAGGCTTATTGATACTATTAGTTACGGAGAGAACAAAACAATAATAATTCTTGATAAGGGACTAACTTCCTTAGAAAATTTTTATATATCTAGATTGCATATGTATCAGTCAGTTTACTATCATAAAACTATTTTAGGATACGAAATTCAGTTAAGAAATATTTTCTCTCAATTATCAGAATTCTGTTGTCCTGGGATTTTCGATGAATCTTTTCTTAAAGATAGCGTGACTACAAACTACTTTGCATATTGGGACGATGAATGGTTATTTTCAAAACTATATGAAAGCTTATTTGACCCATCTGTACCAGATAGCATAAAAGTTAAGATAAAAAATTTCTTAGATAGAAACGGTCCTAAAGTAGTTTATGAAGAAATTTCTTTTCAAAATACTGAATCTCGAATAGAGGAAAATGTACTAAAACTTACTAGGTACGGAATTCCAGAAATAGCTATATATCCGTTTGAGGAAGCAATTAAAATCATAGATAAGTCTAAAATAAAAATAAAGACCAAGAGTAAAGAAAAGGACCTAAAGGATTATTCAAGTACTCTACTTAACGTAATTCCTTCAGTTATTTATATCAGAAGAATTTATGTTGAAGGTATGTATTCAAAAAAAGCGAGGGACTTACTTAGTTGA
- a CDS encoding phosphoglycolate phosphatase → MIKLVLVDVDGTLTVDRNSYEIELSAIESLRRLEKNGIKVGLVSGNSYPVLRGLYTYFYFHGGLVAENGCIVYYNNLVRVCEPIDKSLAEKFSKLFNVVSSWQNEFKCCDLSFTPPTLSHKMIEWAKSMGLYIKTSGYAIHISKSQTGKGIGVKKLIELHNLNKSEVLGIGDSNTDIEFFQEVGIKVAVGNGDEEVKKIANYVTLNNSGKGVVEIVNKILKGELDGRN, encoded by the coding sequence TTGATAAAGTTAGTTTTAGTAGATGTAGATGGCACGTTAACAGTGGATAGAAATTCATATGAAATAGAACTCTCAGCAATAGAATCATTAAGAAGATTAGAGAAAAATGGTATAAAGGTAGGTTTGGTAAGCGGTAATTCTTATCCAGTACTAAGAGGTCTCTACACATATTTTTATTTTCATGGAGGTTTAGTTGCTGAAAATGGTTGTATAGTATACTATAACAATCTTGTAAGGGTATGTGAACCTATTGATAAATCATTAGCAGAAAAATTTAGTAAATTATTTAATGTTGTTTCAAGTTGGCAAAATGAGTTTAAGTGTTGTGATCTATCTTTTACGCCCCCAACTCTTTCTCATAAAATGATAGAATGGGCTAAAAGTATGGGTCTCTATATCAAGACTAGTGGATATGCTATTCATATTTCGAAATCGCAAACCGGAAAAGGAATAGGCGTAAAAAAACTAATAGAACTCCATAATTTAAATAAATCGGAAGTTCTAGGAATTGGAGATTCAAACACTGATATAGAGTTTTTTCAAGAGGTTGGTATAAAAGTTGCTGTAGGTAATGGTGATGAAGAAGTTAAAAAGATAGCTAACTATGTTACTTTAAATAATAGTGGAAAAGGGGTAGTTGAAATCGTAAATAAAATATTAAAAGGTGAGTTAGATGGAAGAAATTGA
- a CDS encoding glutamate--tRNA ligase, whose amino-acid sequence MEEIEKLVYKYALQNAYKHGGRAQDKAVISKIFVERPDLRSRAKEISEIAKKIVEKVNSMSIQDQERELKEKYPDLLEEKKKEESEKKTLPPIKVEGNFVTRFAPNPDGPIHLGNARAAIISYKYAEMYNGKFILRFDDTDPKVKRPILDAYDWIRKDLDWLGIKWNKEVKASERLEFYYSMAKELINKGFAYVDTCSEEEFKKMRDSGKPCPNRLKSAEDNLYLFEKMLNGEFKEGEAVVRIKTDLSLPDPSQRDWVLLRIIDVKKNPHPITGDKYWIWPTYNFASALDDHELGITHIFRGKEHEVNAEKQKWIYNYMGWKYPYVEEFGRLRLEGFMMSKSKIRTVLEKGISIDDPRLPTLAGLRRRGILPETIIETIITVGLKISDATISFDNLAALNRKKLDPIAKRLMFVEQSREFTIELPEPIKAKIPYNPSKPLEYREILVNPGDKILLDAKDTEEGAIVRLMELCNVIISGKKLIFHSKSLEDAKKLNAKIIQWVKKDEASNVEVIIPDPNEEKPPIFGYGEKEIRNLKVDEIVQFIRFGFVRVDNKTDNKVTVIFSHE is encoded by the coding sequence ATGGAAGAAATTGAGAAATTAGTATATAAATACGCGCTACAGAATGCTTATAAACACGGTGGTAGAGCGCAAGACAAAGCTGTTATAAGCAAGATTTTTGTTGAGCGTCCTGATTTAAGATCTAGAGCTAAGGAAATATCTGAGATAGCAAAGAAAATAGTAGAAAAAGTAAATTCGATGAGTATTCAAGATCAAGAAAGGGAACTTAAAGAAAAATATCCAGATTTACTCGAAGAGAAAAAGAAGGAAGAATCAGAAAAGAAAACTCTTCCTCCAATTAAGGTCGAAGGAAACTTTGTTACAAGATTTGCACCAAACCCCGATGGTCCTATTCACTTAGGTAATGCTAGGGCAGCTATCATATCTTATAAATATGCTGAAATGTATAACGGTAAGTTCATACTGAGGTTTGATGATACAGATCCTAAGGTTAAAAGGCCAATTCTAGATGCATATGATTGGATTAGGAAAGATCTTGACTGGTTAGGTATAAAGTGGAATAAAGAAGTTAAAGCATCAGAAAGACTAGAATTCTACTACAGTATGGCTAAAGAGCTTATAAATAAAGGCTTTGCATATGTCGATACTTGCTCAGAGGAAGAGTTCAAAAAAATGAGAGATTCTGGTAAACCGTGTCCAAATAGATTAAAATCAGCAGAGGACAATCTTTACTTATTCGAGAAAATGCTTAATGGAGAGTTTAAAGAAGGAGAAGCCGTAGTAAGGATAAAAACTGATCTCTCTTTACCCGATCCCTCACAGAGAGATTGGGTTTTACTTCGAATAATAGATGTTAAGAAAAATCCTCATCCTATTACTGGTGATAAATATTGGATTTGGCCAACTTATAATTTTGCAAGTGCTTTAGACGATCATGAGCTAGGTATAACTCATATTTTCAGAGGTAAAGAACATGAGGTAAATGCAGAAAAACAAAAATGGATATATAACTACATGGGCTGGAAATATCCATATGTTGAGGAATTTGGTAGACTTAGGTTAGAAGGATTTATGATGAGTAAATCAAAGATTAGAACAGTATTAGAGAAAGGTATAAGCATTGATGACCCCAGATTACCTACGTTGGCTGGATTAAGGAGAAGAGGTATCCTACCAGAAACAATAATAGAAACTATAATTACAGTAGGTTTAAAGATTAGTGATGCAACTATAAGCTTTGATAATTTAGCCGCACTTAATAGAAAGAAATTGGATCCAATAGCTAAGAGACTTATGTTCGTTGAACAGTCTAGGGAGTTTACCATTGAGTTACCAGAACCTATTAAGGCAAAAATACCTTATAATCCTAGTAAACCTTTGGAATACAGAGAAATTTTAGTAAATCCTGGAGATAAAATTCTTCTTGATGCAAAAGATACAGAAGAAGGTGCGATAGTAAGATTAATGGAACTTTGCAATGTCATAATTTCTGGGAAGAAATTAATATTTCATAGCAAATCCTTAGAAGACGCTAAGAAATTAAATGCAAAAATTATACAATGGGTAAAAAAGGATGAAGCTTCTAACGTTGAGGTAATTATACCAGACCCGAATGAAGAAAAACCACCAATATTTGGTTATGGAGAAAAAGAAATTCGGAATCTGAAAGTTGATGAAATAGTGCAGTTCATAAGATTTGGATTCGTTAGAGTCGATAATAAGACCGATAATAAGGTTACTGTGATATTCTCGCATGAGTAA
- the rpl7ae gene encoding 50S ribosomal protein L7Ae: MSKPSYVKFDVPEDLANKVLEAVRKAKESGKIKKGTNETTKAVERGQAKLVVIAIDVQPEEIVAHLPLLCEEKKIPYVYVSSKKALGEACGLQVAAASAAIIDPGEAKDLLDEIVKRVEELKGKAS, translated from the coding sequence ATGTCTAAACCCTCATATGTAAAATTCGATGTACCAGAGGATTTGGCTAATAAGGTATTAGAAGCAGTAAGAAAAGCTAAGGAAAGCGGAAAGATAAAGAAGGGTACCAATGAGACAACAAAGGCTGTAGAAAGGGGTCAAGCTAAGCTAGTTGTAATTGCAATAGATGTACAACCTGAAGAAATAGTAGCTCACTTGCCTTTATTGTGCGAGGAAAAGAAAATACCATATGTTTATGTTTCCTCTAAAAAAGCCTTAGGAGAAGCTTGTGGTTTACAAGTAGCTGCTGCCTCAGCGGCTATTATAGATCCTGGAGAAGCAAAGGATTTATTAGATGAGATTGTAAAAAGAGTGGAAGAGTTAAAAGGTAAAGCAAGCTAA
- a CDS encoding glycosyltransferase family 4 protein → MKIFAIGNVFNPSGVSSHIINVLKGLSKLGEEVTLYVPYFLVDNKIEILKDIEKAGVQIYPSVYDFIQKYKSKIRTTNYFIESHTVIFRWNDIGADKVLLSDLDRIKPDVIYDMHEDAITLRLSHYLGKKLNVPVVKLLHDEPFRYSSFGRDYRKILGIQGFIYDALMSIFYRFDKRAYEISMKDGVLRGIAAVSYASIYYSKLDEIAKRYHATVKVYEIGNAFNKELIFKYRRIKEKENYAVFFARLVPQKGLMELPKIAERLSTKIIVFGKLFSEKYKKILQSKNIEYRGYRPVEEVYETVSKAKVLIYPSHQDGYSLVVLDTLALGTSIVAYDIPAIRFVYEGLKPVKIVKEYDYLSLVKVANEVLRMPEKEYSMEHEDEKVRMFVEKHSDWLNVAIETRDFLKQFTRNNI, encoded by the coding sequence ATGAAAATTTTTGCTATAGGGAATGTTTTTAATCCATCAGGTGTTTCTTCGCATATTATAAATGTTCTTAAAGGTCTTTCTAAATTAGGCGAGGAAGTAACATTATATGTTCCATATTTTCTTGTAGATAACAAGATTGAAATTCTGAAAGACATAGAAAAAGCTGGAGTTCAAATATATCCTTCCGTGTATGATTTTATTCAAAAATATAAAAGCAAAATAAGAACTACTAATTACTTTATTGAATCTCATACAGTTATATTTAGATGGAATGATATAGGAGCTGATAAGGTTTTGTTAAGTGATCTAGATAGGATAAAGCCAGATGTAATATACGATATGCATGAGGATGCTATTACTTTAAGATTATCGCACTATTTAGGGAAGAAATTAAATGTCCCAGTGGTTAAGTTATTACATGATGAGCCTTTTAGATATTCCTCTTTTGGTAGAGACTATAGAAAGATTCTTGGTATTCAAGGTTTTATTTATGATGCCTTAATGTCTATTTTCTATAGATTTGATAAAAGAGCTTATGAAATTTCCATGAAAGATGGAGTATTGAGAGGTATAGCCGCGGTATCATATGCATCAATTTATTATTCGAAACTTGATGAAATTGCAAAAAGATATCATGCGACAGTGAAAGTCTATGAAATTGGAAATGCTTTTAATAAAGAGTTAATTTTTAAATATAGAAGAATAAAAGAGAAAGAAAATTATGCAGTCTTTTTTGCTAGGTTAGTTCCTCAAAAAGGTCTTATGGAATTACCAAAAATTGCCGAGAGGCTTTCAACCAAAATAATTGTTTTTGGGAAATTATTTTCAGAAAAATACAAAAAAATTCTTCAATCTAAAAATATTGAATACCGTGGTTATAGGCCAGTTGAGGAAGTCTATGAAACGGTCAGTAAGGCAAAAGTTTTAATATATCCCTCTCATCAAGATGGATATTCATTAGTAGTTTTAGACACTTTAGCTCTAGGCACATCTATAGTGGCTTATGATATACCAGCTATTAGATTTGTTTATGAAGGATTAAAACCAGTGAAAATTGTAAAAGAATACGATTATTTATCTTTAGTAAAAGTAGCTAATGAAGTACTTAGGATGCCTGAAAAAGAATATTCTATGGAACATGAAGATGAGAAAGTAAGGATGTTTGTGGAAAAACACTCTGACTGGTTGAATGTAGCCATTGAAACTAGAGATTTTTTAAAACAGTTCACTAGAAATAATATCTAA
- a CDS encoding DNA-directed DNA polymerase I, translating into MAKQITLFDFTLKKEQNKDESRKEEITHSNINEERRKPKEWIKEAEEGKTYFLLQVDYDGKKSKAICKLYDKETKKIYILHDNTGHKPYFLTDIDPEKVNKIPKVVRDPSFDHLETIIKIDPYSGNKIKLTKIVVKDPLAVRRMRNSVPKAYEAHIKYFNNYIYDLGLIPGLPYVVKKGKLEQVRPELKGEEVDEIRKAFADSDEMTKEAVNDWIPIFESEVPDVKRVAIDIEVYTPIKGRIPDPEKAEFPIISISLAGNDGIKRVLVLLREDVNSQITKHDVVIETFKSEKDLLRRFFDIILDYPIILTFNGDDFDIPYIYYRALKLNFIPEEIPFDVINDEGKYLAGIHIDLYKFFFNRAIRNYAFEGKYNEYNLDAVATALLGMSKVKLDTLISFLDLDKLIEYNSRDAEITLKLTTFNNNLVWKLIILLARISKMGLEELTRTEVSTWIKNLYYWEHRRRNWLIPLKEEILTRSSQIKTAAIIKGKRYKGAVVIDPPAGVFFNVVVLDFASLYPSIIRNWNISYETVDVENCKNKEYVRDETGEVLHYICKDKPGITAVITGLLRDFRVKVYKKKAKSKNISEEQRSVYDVVQRAMKVFINATYGVFGAENFPLYAPAVAESVTAIGRYVITTTVNYCRSIGLQVLYGDTDSMFLWNPSKEKLEEIIKFVKGKFGLDLEVDKVYKFVAFSGLKKNYLGVYPDGKTDIKGMLAKKRNTPEFIKKEFNEVKQLVTTINSPDDIPKIRDQLEYKIKEIYEKLKHKGYNLDELAFRVMLSKPLESYTKNTPQHVKAALQLRSYGVMVLPRDIIMFVKVKSKDGVKPVQLAKLSEIDVDKYVDAVRSTFEQILKAFGINWGQFTTTSIDTFFNISKK; encoded by the coding sequence ATGGCAAAACAAATTACACTTTTTGATTTTACATTGAAGAAAGAGCAAAACAAGGATGAAAGCAGAAAAGAAGAGATTACGCACTCCAATATCAACGAGGAGAGGAGAAAACCTAAGGAGTGGATAAAAGAGGCGGAAGAGGGGAAGACTTATTTCTTACTTCAAGTTGATTATGATGGTAAAAAATCAAAAGCCATTTGTAAACTTTATGACAAGGAGACGAAAAAAATATACATATTACACGATAATACAGGCCATAAACCTTATTTTCTTACTGATATAGACCCAGAAAAAGTTAATAAAATTCCTAAAGTTGTTAGAGATCCTTCCTTTGATCATCTGGAAACAATAATTAAAATAGATCCATATTCTGGTAATAAGATAAAACTCACAAAAATAGTCGTAAAAGATCCATTAGCTGTAAGAAGAATGAGAAACTCTGTTCCAAAAGCTTACGAAGCTCATATCAAATATTTTAACAATTACATCTATGATTTAGGCCTTATACCAGGTTTGCCTTATGTAGTGAAAAAAGGAAAATTAGAACAAGTAAGACCAGAGCTTAAGGGAGAAGAAGTAGATGAGATAAGAAAGGCTTTTGCTGATTCTGATGAAATGACTAAAGAAGCTGTTAATGATTGGATTCCTATTTTTGAATCTGAAGTACCTGATGTAAAAAGAGTAGCAATAGATATAGAGGTATATACTCCTATTAAGGGACGAATTCCAGATCCAGAGAAAGCAGAATTTCCTATAATAAGCATATCCCTAGCTGGGAATGATGGCATTAAAAGAGTTCTAGTTCTACTTAGGGAGGATGTAAATTCTCAAATTACTAAGCATGATGTAGTTATAGAGACATTTAAATCTGAAAAAGACTTACTTAGAAGATTTTTCGATATAATTCTTGATTATCCTATTATACTGACATTTAATGGAGATGATTTCGATATTCCATATATTTATTATAGGGCTTTAAAGCTCAATTTCATACCAGAAGAAATACCATTTGATGTAATAAATGACGAGGGAAAATATTTAGCGGGTATTCATATAGATTTATATAAATTCTTCTTTAATAGAGCGATAAGAAATTATGCATTTGAAGGAAAATATAACGAATATAACCTAGATGCAGTAGCTACGGCATTATTAGGAATGTCTAAAGTTAAGCTTGATACATTAATCAGTTTCTTAGATCTTGATAAACTGATAGAATATAACTCGCGAGATGCTGAAATAACTCTTAAATTAACTACATTTAATAATAATTTGGTATGGAAATTAATTATATTATTAGCAAGAATATCAAAGATGGGATTAGAGGAGTTAACTAGAACTGAAGTTTCTACATGGATTAAGAATTTATATTATTGGGAACATAGGAGAAGAAACTGGCTTATTCCATTAAAAGAAGAGATACTAACTAGATCAAGTCAGATTAAGACCGCGGCTATAATAAAAGGGAAGAGGTATAAGGGTGCTGTAGTAATTGATCCACCAGCTGGTGTTTTCTTTAATGTTGTTGTTCTTGATTTTGCATCTCTGTATCCCTCAATTATTAGGAATTGGAACATAAGTTACGAAACAGTTGACGTAGAAAATTGCAAGAACAAAGAATATGTAAGGGATGAAACTGGGGAAGTTTTACATTATATATGTAAAGATAAGCCGGGTATAACAGCTGTAATTACAGGTTTGTTGAGAGATTTTAGAGTTAAAGTTTACAAGAAAAAGGCAAAGTCAAAAAATATATCTGAAGAGCAGAGATCAGTTTACGATGTAGTACAGAGAGCAATGAAAGTATTCATAAATGCTACTTACGGTGTATTTGGAGCTGAGAATTTCCCACTATATGCTCCTGCTGTTGCTGAAAGTGTTACTGCAATAGGTAGATATGTTATTACTACAACGGTAAACTATTGTAGGTCAATTGGTTTACAAGTTTTATACGGCGATACTGATTCGATGTTTTTATGGAATCCATCTAAAGAGAAATTAGAAGAAATAATAAAATTTGTAAAGGGCAAATTCGGCTTAGACTTAGAAGTAGATAAAGTTTATAAATTTGTTGCATTTTCTGGTCTAAAGAAGAACTATCTGGGTGTATATCCAGATGGTAAAACAGATATTAAAGGTATGTTAGCTAAGAAGAGAAATACCCCAGAGTTCATTAAAAAAGAGTTTAATGAGGTTAAGCAGCTTGTCACTACCATAAATTCCCCAGATGATATACCTAAGATAAGAGATCAATTAGAATACAAGATTAAAGAAATATACGAGAAATTAAAGCACAAGGGTTATAATCTTGATGAATTAGCCTTTAGAGTAATGTTATCTAAGCCTTTAGAGAGTTATACTAAAAATACACCACAACATGTGAAAGCTGCATTACAATTAAGATCTTATGGTGTAATGGTTCTACCTAGAGACATAATAATGTTCGTTAAAGTGAAAAGCAAAGATGGTGTAAAACCTGTTCAGCTTGCAAAACTGAGTGAAATAGATGTGGATAAATATGTTGATGCAGTAAGATCAACATTTGAACAAATACTAAAAGCGTTTGGTATTAATTGGGGTCAATTCACTACAACTTCTATTGACACTTTCTTTAACATAAGTAAAAAGTAG
- a CDS encoding DUF2286 domain-containing protein: MKVLVVKSENGQVSKKDIVDGELPQVLRNTATLALKEWNENLSDFIIMKDMYEIHIPLPLKPQTYEMLKNYIKSRTKSEAIAEIPIFVISFDNEWVESDFKDKKVYVVSPYIDDKSENELLEYAKQVTSPVQETEIEEAEEEE, from the coding sequence GTGAAAGTTCTAGTAGTTAAGAGTGAAAATGGACAAGTTTCAAAAAAGGATATCGTAGATGGTGAATTACCACAAGTATTAAGAAATACAGCCACGCTAGCCCTTAAAGAATGGAATGAGAATCTATCTGACTTCATAATAATGAAAGATATGTATGAAATTCATATTCCTTTACCCCTTAAACCACAAACCTATGAAATGTTAAAAAATTATATAAAATCTAGAACAAAATCAGAAGCAATAGCTGAGATTCCTATATTTGTAATCAGTTTCGATAATGAGTGGGTTGAATCAGATTTTAAGGATAAAAAAGTTTACGTTGTCTCTCCATATATAGACGATAAAAGCGAGAATGAATTATTAGAATATGCAAAGCAAGTGACTTCACCAGTACAAGAGACAGAAATAGAAGAAGCCGAAGAAGAAGAATAA
- a CDS encoding protein-lysine N-methyltransferase yields MSYIPHVPYVPTPEKVVRRMLEIANAGPEDIVYDLGCGDGRIIITAAKDFNVKKAVGIEINDERIKEALENIKRNGVENKAIVIKGNFFEIDLSEATIVTMFLLTNVNEMLKPKLEKELKPGTRVVSHEFEMRGWVPKEVIKVEDKGMTHQVYLYVIGEHK; encoded by the coding sequence GTGAGCTATATACCTCACGTCCCATACGTACCAACACCAGAAAAAGTTGTAAGAAGAATGCTAGAGATCGCCAATGCAGGGCCAGAAGATATTGTTTATGATTTAGGATGCGGAGACGGAAGAATCATAATTACAGCAGCAAAAGATTTCAATGTTAAAAAAGCTGTAGGTATTGAGATAAATGACGAAAGGATAAAAGAAGCACTAGAAAATATAAAGAGAAATGGTGTGGAAAATAAGGCTATAGTCATAAAGGGCAATTTCTTCGAGATTGATCTTTCAGAGGCAACAATAGTAACTATGTTTCTACTAACAAATGTTAATGAGATGTTAAAACCTAAATTAGAAAAAGAGCTAAAGCCTGGTACTAGAGTAGTATCACATGAATTCGAAATGAGAGGATGGGTACCAAAAGAAGTTATAAAGGTTGAAGATAAAGGAATGACTCATCAAGTTTACTTGTATGTTATAGGTGAGCATAAGTGA
- the pgsA gene encoding archaetidylinositol phosphate synthase: MMVLITKIRKQSKRILRPIALALIKINISANTITFMGLILSFLYLAIMYFLKDIIIGLILLALSAFMDAIDGEVARLSNKAGSKGSFLDSSLDRIEDINYISGLFSLGFTPLLVGLLIGVSITISYLRAKAESLGIKMEGRGIIERGERIIFLVILLLLYLLSFTVSYYFFLIFLILSIITVIQRFITVYSSLP; the protein is encoded by the coding sequence GTGATGGTTTTGATTACTAAGATAAGAAAGCAGTCAAAGAGGATATTGCGACCTATAGCTTTAGCTTTAATAAAGATTAATATATCTGCTAATACTATAACTTTTATGGGCTTAATTCTATCTTTCTTATATTTAGCGATTATGTATTTCTTAAAAGATATAATTATTGGCTTAATTCTTCTTGCATTATCCGCATTTATGGATGCTATAGATGGGGAAGTTGCTAGATTAAGTAATAAGGCAGGAAGTAAGGGAAGTTTCCTTGATAGTAGTTTAGATAGAATAGAAGATATTAATTATATATCTGGGTTATTTAGTCTAGGTTTTACGCCCCTCTTGGTAGGACTACTAATTGGTGTATCTATAACAATTTCTTATTTGAGAGCTAAAGCCGAATCTTTAGGAATAAAAATGGAAGGTAGGGGAATAATAGAAAGAGGAGAAAGAATAATATTTTTAGTTATACTTTTATTGTTGTATCTATTATCTTTTACTGTTTCATACTATTTCTTTCTCATATTCTTAATACTTTCTATAATAACTGTCATACAACGATTTATTACAGTTTATTCTAGTTTACCATAA
- the priL gene encoding DNA primase regulatory subunit PriL, translating into MLILDFRKYPFLKPLEDELNKYAGGVSLNDLLVSGSYYLDQAKERIDKILKDKELESYDKIKDSVLVFYTTLYLVAALDNDILKKKFLDKESQMIEKNLLNESEETVVEIAKYLGLNINYDNIEIKYKKNKKILSLSLKYSLNFIDFLKYTRELRKIDNKFSLASHILKDGKVYMTKEEIVKILVFQIRDKLMKMVNVSDVVIPEQIRKLADELKGRKTPPCILELKRKKELNNTELEVLITYYIDIGDEKSAIDLTKDENVIKKFKGDKKTKYIIYSCKKMKELGLCVASCNTLNPLQFYYGKLE; encoded by the coding sequence GTGCTAATATTAGACTTTAGAAAATATCCGTTTTTAAAACCACTAGAAGATGAACTAAACAAATATGCTGGAGGAGTAAGTCTGAATGATTTATTAGTTAGTGGTAGTTATTATCTTGATCAAGCTAAAGAAAGAATAGACAAAATTTTGAAAGATAAAGAATTAGAATCTTATGATAAAATAAAGGATTCTGTTCTAGTATTTTACACAACCTTATACCTTGTAGCTGCATTAGATAATGACATTCTGAAGAAGAAGTTCTTAGATAAAGAGTCACAAATGATTGAGAAAAATTTACTTAATGAAAGTGAAGAAACAGTAGTTGAAATAGCCAAATATTTAGGATTAAATATTAATTATGACAATATAGAAATAAAATATAAGAAAAATAAAAAGATTCTTTCTTTATCGCTTAAATATTCTTTAAATTTTATTGATTTTCTAAAATATACAAGAGAACTTAGAAAAATAGATAATAAATTTAGTTTGGCATCACACATACTTAAAGATGGTAAAGTATATATGACAAAAGAAGAAATCGTGAAGATTCTAGTATTTCAAATAAGAGATAAACTAATGAAGATGGTAAATGTTAGTGATGTAGTAATCCCAGAACAAATTAGGAAGCTTGCAGATGAATTAAAAGGAAGAAAAACTCCACCTTGTATTTTAGAATTAAAAAGAAAAAAAGAACTGAATAATACAGAGCTTGAAGTTTTAATAACATATTATATCGATATAGGTGATGAAAAAAGTGCTATAGATCTTACAAAAGATGAGAATGTCATTAAAAAATTTAAAGGAGATAAAAAAACTAAGTACATAATATATTCATGCAAAAAGATGAAAGAACTAGGCCTTTGTGTAGCATCTTGTAATACTTTAAACCCTCTTCAATTTTATTATGGTAAACTAGAATAA